In Gordonia phthalatica, one genomic interval encodes:
- the narH gene encoding nitrate reductase subunit beta, translating into MRVMSQVAMVMNLDKCIGCHTCSVTCKQAWTNRAGTEYVWFNNVETRPGQGYPRRYEDQDEWKGGWELNKKGKLRLKTGGRMQKLFTIFHSPVQPTLDDYYEPWTYDYETLINAPLGDDFPVARPKSLITGEDTKVTWSANWDDNLGGSMEYGEMDPIVAKLRKESSDRIKFEYEQTFMFYLPRICEHCLNPSCMASCPSGAIYKREEDGIVLVDQDRCRGWRQCITGCPYKKIYFNHRSGKAEKCTFCYPRIEVGQPTVCAETCVGRLRYIGIFLYDADAVTAAAAVPDPQDLYEAQLELMLDPTDPEVIRQAKANGIPDEWLEAARRSPVYALAKKYKVALPLHPEYRTMPMVWYVPPLSPITDLLAEQGHDGEDRDNLFGAIESLRIPIEYLAEMFTAGDTDLVEFVLQKLASMRSYMRDVNLGRETNPKIPESVGMTEEEMYEMYRLLAIAKYDERYVIPTAHHEQAHKLEETACPVDYDDEFSHYGSGAFGEMSGRSVPVSVETFEALKQRQTTDVPAGDSVLRGRTNLLNWDGNGVPDGMFPHDGSAANGTKP; encoded by the coding sequence ATGCGTGTCATGTCGCAGGTCGCGATGGTGATGAATCTCGACAAGTGCATCGGCTGCCACACGTGTTCGGTCACGTGCAAGCAGGCGTGGACCAACCGAGCGGGCACCGAGTACGTGTGGTTCAACAATGTGGAGACCCGGCCCGGTCAGGGCTATCCGCGCCGGTACGAGGATCAGGACGAGTGGAAGGGCGGCTGGGAGCTCAACAAGAAGGGCAAGCTCCGCCTCAAGACCGGCGGCCGCATGCAGAAGCTGTTCACCATCTTCCACAGCCCGGTGCAGCCGACGCTCGACGACTACTACGAGCCCTGGACCTACGATTACGAGACGCTGATCAACGCGCCGCTGGGCGACGACTTCCCCGTCGCCCGCCCCAAGTCGCTGATCACCGGTGAGGACACCAAGGTCACGTGGTCGGCCAACTGGGACGACAATCTCGGCGGCTCCATGGAGTACGGCGAGATGGACCCGATCGTCGCCAAGCTCCGCAAGGAGAGCTCGGACAGGATCAAGTTCGAGTACGAGCAGACGTTCATGTTCTATCTGCCTCGCATCTGCGAGCACTGCCTGAACCCATCGTGCATGGCGTCGTGCCCGTCCGGCGCCATCTACAAGCGCGAGGAGGACGGCATCGTCCTGGTGGACCAGGACCGCTGCCGCGGTTGGCGCCAGTGCATCACCGGCTGCCCGTACAAGAAGATCTACTTCAACCACCGGTCGGGCAAGGCCGAGAAGTGCACGTTCTGCTATCCGCGCATCGAGGTCGGTCAGCCCACCGTCTGCGCCGAGACCTGTGTCGGCCGCCTCCGCTACATCGGCATCTTCCTGTACGACGCCGACGCCGTCACCGCGGCCGCCGCCGTCCCGGACCCGCAGGACCTGTACGAGGCCCAGTTGGAGCTGATGCTCGACCCGACCGACCCGGAGGTGATCCGCCAGGCCAAGGCCAACGGAATCCCCGACGAGTGGCTCGAGGCCGCGCGTCGCTCCCCGGTGTACGCGCTGGCCAAGAAGTACAAGGTGGCGCTGCCGCTGCATCCGGAGTACCGCACCATGCCGATGGTCTGGTACGTCCCGCCGCTCTCCCCGATCACCGATCTGCTGGCCGAGCAGGGCCACGACGGCGAGGACCGCGACAACCTGTTCGGTGCCATCGAGTCCCTGCGCATCCCGATCGAGTACCTCGCCGAGATGTTCACCGCCGGCGACACCGACCTCGTCGAGTTCGTGCTGCAGAAGCTGGCGTCGATGCGGTCGTACATGCGCGATGTGAACCTCGGGCGGGAGACCAACCCGAAGATCCCGGAGAGCGTCGGCATGACCGAGGAGGAGATGTACGAGATGTACCGCCTCCTCGCGATCGCCAAGTACGACGAACGGTACGTGATCCCGACGGCTCACCACGAGCAGGCGCACAAGCTGGAGGAGACCGCCTGCCCCGTGGACTACGACGACGAGTTCAGCCACTACGGTTCGGGTGCGTTCGGGGAGATGAGCGGGCGCTCGGTGCCGGTCTCGGTGGAGACCTTCGAGGCGCTCAAGCAGCGGCAGACCACCGACGTCCCGGCGGGCGACTCGGTTCTCCGCGGCCGCACCAACCTGCTGAACTGGGACGGCAACGGTGTCCCGGACGGCATGTTCCCCCACGATGGATCGGCAGCGAACGGAACGAAACCGTGA
- the narJ gene encoding nitrate reductase molybdenum cofactor assembly chaperone encodes MKLLSRRRSPARVDWRVVHQVSAWCLGYPDDNLFGRLDLMRAALDEQPGTEAATALRRFLDHVAGGDRAELAQHYTDVFDMSRKRTLYLSYWAAGDTRQRGAVLAEFKQLYRDSGFLVNLQGELPDHLPIVLEFTALADPERGIKVLTDNRAAIELVRFGLIDMDSPYADVLAAVCATLPGQSPPDRASAMAMSSVTPAVEAVGLEPYGTWAPGTRDDGSQAPRLLPLFTETELTDTPEAFR; translated from the coding sequence GTGAAACTCCTGTCCCGCCGCCGTTCCCCCGCCCGCGTCGACTGGCGCGTGGTCCATCAGGTGTCCGCGTGGTGCCTGGGCTATCCGGACGACAACCTGTTCGGTCGCCTGGATCTGATGCGGGCCGCGCTCGACGAGCAGCCCGGCACTGAGGCCGCGACGGCGCTGCGTCGATTCCTCGACCACGTCGCGGGCGGCGACCGCGCCGAACTGGCGCAGCACTACACCGACGTCTTCGACATGTCGCGCAAGCGGACCCTGTACCTGTCGTACTGGGCCGCGGGCGACACCCGCCAGCGCGGCGCCGTGCTCGCCGAGTTCAAGCAGCTCTACCGCGACAGCGGGTTCCTGGTGAACCTGCAGGGCGAGCTGCCCGACCATCTGCCGATCGTCCTGGAGTTCACCGCGCTCGCCGACCCCGAGCGCGGCATCAAGGTCCTCACCGACAACCGCGCCGCCATCGAGCTGGTGCGCTTCGGCCTGATCGACATGGACTCCCCGTACGCCGACGTCCTGGCCGCCGTCTGCGCGACGCTCCCCGGCCAGTCGCCGCCCGACCGTGCGTCCGCGATGGCGATGAGCTCCGTGACACCGGCGGTCGAGGCCGTCGGACTGGAGCCGTACGGCACGTGGGCGCCCGGCACCCGCGACGACGGCTCCCAGGCGCCGCGCCTGCTTCCCCTCTTCACCGAGACCGAGCTCACCGACACTCCGGAGGCCTTCCGATGA
- the narI gene encoding respiratory nitrate reductase subunit gamma translates to MSIFLWGVLPYITLLCVIGGTIWRYRYDKFGWTTRSSELYESRLLRIGSPLFHYGILAVIAGHAMGLIIPESWTDAVGISETTYHWIAAGGGIVAAIAAVVGVAILIYRRRTIGPVFVATTRNDKLMYAVLVAALIAGTYITIVGMIDPHGEGVNYRETVSPWFRSVFAFQPDIDAMEAAPLRFHIHAVIGMIMFILVPFTRLVHIFTAPLHYLFRPYIVYRSKDSRSAPGNAPSRRGWDPIGVKDRD, encoded by the coding sequence ATGAGCATCTTCCTGTGGGGCGTCCTGCCGTACATCACGCTGCTGTGCGTGATCGGCGGAACCATCTGGCGCTACCGCTACGACAAGTTCGGCTGGACCACGCGCTCGTCCGAGCTGTACGAGTCGCGTCTCCTGCGGATCGGGAGCCCGCTGTTCCACTACGGCATCCTGGCCGTGATCGCCGGGCACGCGATGGGCCTGATCATCCCCGAATCGTGGACCGACGCCGTCGGCATCAGCGAGACCACCTATCACTGGATCGCCGCGGGCGGCGGCATCGTCGCCGCCATCGCCGCCGTGGTCGGCGTCGCGATTCTCATCTACCGGCGACGGACCATCGGACCGGTCTTCGTCGCCACCACCCGCAACGACAAGCTGATGTACGCCGTCCTCGTCGCCGCCCTGATCGCGGGCACCTACATCACGATCGTCGGCATGATCGACCCGCACGGCGAGGGCGTCAACTACCGCGAGACCGTCTCCCCCTGGTTCCGGTCGGTCTTCGCCTTCCAACCCGACATCGACGCGATGGAGGCCGCACCGCTGCGGTTCCACATCCACGCGGTGATCGGCATGATCATGTTCATCCTCGTGCCGTTCACCCGGCTGGTGCACATCTTCACCGCACCGCTGCACTACCTGTTCCGCCCGTACATCGTCTACCGCAGCAAGGACTCCCGCTCCGCCCCCGGCAACGCACCGAGCCGCCGCGGTTGGGACCCGATCGGAGTGAAGGACCGCGACTGA
- a CDS encoding MFS transporter, protein MTAAAQIDKSAQTRNLVLATVAFTITFWAWNLIAPLATFYAGSEQMSLDATQKSILIAVPILVGSLGRIVVGVLTPRFGGRVMFTVLLLISAPFVLLVAVAGSLKSFPMMIVIGFFLGIAGTSFAAGIPFLNSWYEAHRRGFATGIFGAGMGGTALSAFFTPRFREWFGYFPTHVVIAVALVAMAAVCWTFMRDAPSWSPNTEPAFPKLFDAMKLPITWQMSFLYAAAFGGFVAFSTYLPTYLADVYDIVDLKSAGARTAGFAIAAVIARPLGGVLSDKFGPRIITAISCGGAAVLAVWMISKPDVHTGLAAVDFILMALMMGMGSGAVFAWVAVASPPARVGAVTGVVGAAGGLGGFFPPLVMGATYNADAHSYTIGLALLVAFAAVACLFTLFGIPRSADEKEKAAA, encoded by the coding sequence ATGACTGCCGCCGCCCAGATCGACAAATCCGCCCAGACTCGCAACCTCGTCCTCGCGACCGTCGCGTTCACCATCACCTTCTGGGCGTGGAACCTCATCGCCCCCCTCGCCACCTTCTACGCGGGCAGCGAGCAGATGTCGCTCGACGCCACCCAGAAGTCCATCCTGATCGCCGTGCCGATCCTCGTCGGCTCGCTCGGCCGGATCGTCGTCGGTGTGCTGACACCGCGCTTCGGCGGTCGTGTCATGTTCACGGTGCTGCTGCTGATCTCCGCGCCCTTCGTCCTGCTGGTCGCCGTCGCGGGCAGCCTGAAGTCGTTCCCGATGATGATCGTGATCGGCTTCTTCCTCGGCATCGCGGGCACCAGCTTCGCCGCGGGCATCCCGTTCCTCAACAGCTGGTATGAGGCGCACCGCCGCGGTTTCGCGACCGGCATCTTCGGTGCGGGCATGGGCGGCACCGCCCTGTCGGCGTTCTTCACGCCGCGCTTCCGCGAGTGGTTCGGCTACTTCCCCACGCACGTCGTCATCGCCGTCGCCCTGGTCGCGATGGCCGCCGTCTGCTGGACGTTCATGCGCGATGCACCCAGCTGGTCGCCGAACACCGAGCCGGCCTTCCCGAAGCTCTTCGACGCCATGAAGCTGCCGATCACCTGGCAGATGTCGTTCCTGTACGCGGCGGCGTTCGGCGGCTTCGTCGCCTTCTCCACCTACCTGCCGACCTACCTGGCCGACGTCTACGACATCGTCGACCTGAAGTCGGCGGGCGCCCGCACCGCCGGGTTCGCGATCGCCGCCGTCATCGCCCGCCCGCTCGGCGGCGTGCTGTCGGACAAGTTCGGCCCGCGCATCATCACCGCGATCTCCTGCGGTGGCGCCGCCGTCCTCGCGGTCTGGATGATCTCCAAGCCCGACGTCCACACCGGTCTGGCCGCCGTCGACTTCATCCTGATGGCGCTGATGATGGGCATGGGCTCCGGTGCCGTGTTCGCGTGGGTCGCCGTCGCCTCCCCGCCGGCCCGCGTCGGTGCGGTGACCGGTGTCGTCGGTGCCGCAGGCGGTCTCGGCGGATTCTTCCCGCCGCTCGTGATGGGTGCGACGTACAACGCCGACGCCCACTCGTACACCATCGGGCTCGCCCTGCTGGTGGCCTTCGCCGCCGTCGCCTGCCTGTTCACCCTGTTCGGCATTCCCCGCAGTGCCGACGAGAAAGAGAAGGCCGCAGCATGA
- a CDS encoding excisionase family DNA-binding protein has translation MTTIPNSSATFTSPEQAAQARRLRPALASAHNPEFTLLTSAESAPIAIPEDLATVLRSVVDAMSQGVAITITPLPDELTTTVAAHELGVSRPTLMKLIADGRLEAHKVGSHTRLMTADVHALRRQRRHEQRRAFDELRRYERSIGIDE, from the coding sequence ATGACGACGATCCCAAACAGCTCTGCGACATTCACCTCGCCCGAGCAAGCAGCCCAGGCGCGACGACTACGCCCGGCGTTGGCGAGCGCCCACAACCCCGAGTTCACGCTGCTGACCTCTGCCGAATCGGCACCCATTGCCATTCCAGAGGACCTCGCCACCGTGTTACGTTCCGTCGTCGATGCGATGTCACAAGGCGTGGCGATCACGATCACCCCCTTGCCCGACGAGCTGACGACAACGGTCGCGGCGCACGAATTGGGCGTCTCGCGCCCGACACTCATGAAGCTGATCGCAGACGGAAGACTGGAGGCCCACAAGGTCGGGTCCCACACCAGATTGATGACCGCCGACGTCCACGCGCTCCGACGACAGCGACGCCATGAGCAGCGTCGAGCCTTCGACGAGTTGAGGCGTTACGAGCGCTCAATCGGGATCGACGAATAA
- a CDS encoding sulfate/molybdate ABC transporter ATP-binding protein: MTGRPLHAQIIVDRAGFALSAAFDVPAGDCLAILGPNGAGKSTILGALAGLVPMTGEIRVGDRVLDGTAHVPPEQRRIALLEQKPRLFPHLSVLDNLAFGPRSQGRSRREARAVAEGWLERIGLPGVGSWKPARLSGGQQQRVAIARALAAEPEVLLLDEPFAALDAESAPTIRRMLAEELSRTGTTSVLVTHELSDAWQSASRCLVLDRGAVVDDATPAQLASSPRHPFTAALAGYCVVHGRWDDGALVVGDDVLPGVAADEIADGAEAFGIVVPHEVTLSTTSGAVRTRVRSVSMHGGRVRIESESGLVAEVPLGGGLPGVGERVWLTPTEMRVLAARAGGTDICVPVAPSRGRFALGPASGGRKYR, from the coding sequence ATGACCGGGCGCCCGCTGCACGCGCAGATCATCGTCGACCGAGCCGGCTTCGCGCTGTCCGCCGCGTTCGACGTGCCCGCAGGCGACTGCCTCGCCATCCTCGGCCCCAACGGGGCGGGCAAGTCGACGATCCTCGGCGCGCTCGCCGGGCTGGTGCCGATGACGGGCGAGATCCGCGTCGGCGACCGGGTGCTCGACGGCACCGCACACGTCCCGCCCGAGCAGCGTCGGATCGCCCTGTTGGAGCAGAAGCCGCGACTGTTCCCGCACCTGAGTGTGCTCGACAACCTCGCGTTCGGGCCTCGGTCGCAGGGCCGGTCGCGGCGCGAGGCGCGGGCCGTCGCCGAGGGCTGGTTGGAGCGGATCGGACTGCCGGGTGTCGGCTCGTGGAAGCCTGCGCGACTCTCCGGCGGGCAGCAGCAGCGCGTCGCGATCGCGCGGGCACTGGCCGCAGAACCGGAGGTGCTGCTGCTCGACGAGCCGTTCGCGGCGCTCGACGCCGAGAGCGCCCCGACGATCCGCCGGATGCTGGCCGAGGAACTGTCGCGGACCGGAACCACCAGCGTTTTGGTGACGCACGAGCTGTCGGACGCGTGGCAGTCGGCGAGCCGCTGCCTCGTCCTGGATCGCGGCGCAGTGGTCGACGACGCGACGCCCGCCCAGTTGGCGTCGTCGCCGCGGCATCCCTTCACCGCGGCCCTCGCCGGCTATTGCGTGGTGCACGGCCGGTGGGACGACGGTGCGCTGGTGGTCGGCGACGACGTGCTGCCCGGCGTCGCAGCGGACGAGATCGCCGACGGTGCAGAGGCGTTCGGGATCGTCGTGCCGCATGAGGTCACGCTGTCGACGACGTCGGGCGCGGTTCGCACTCGCGTGCGGTCGGTGTCGATGCACGGCGGTCGTGTGCGGATCGAGAGCGAGAGCGGGCTGGTCGCAGAGGTCCCGCTGGGCGGGGGCCTGCCCGGCGTGGGGGAGCGGGTGTGGTTGACGCCGACGGAGATGCGGGTGCTGGCGGCGCGCGCAGGCGGTACGGATATTTGCGTCCCCGTGGCACCGAGCCGAGGGCGATTTGCCCTCGGACCGGCGTCAGGGGGACGCAAATATCGATAG
- a CDS encoding ABC transporter permease, whose product MTIPKPLYVPALIALALLVAPIIGLVSRVRWGTLGDDLFSSASMTALGLSLVTAACATVVCVLFGTPLAVVIARAARRRASVLRAVVLIPLVLPPMVGGLALLALLGRSGLVGKPLFEATGYSLPYTTAAVVVAQAFVAMPFYVITLDGALRTADCGYEQIAATLGAGRWRVLGRITLPLVLPGLAAGAALAFARALGEFGATALFAGNAPGVTRTMPLAIYTAFNGVGVTQDSAVALSLLLLVSTAVIVLGLRSWRQDAIR is encoded by the coding sequence GTGACCATTCCCAAGCCCCTCTACGTGCCGGCGCTGATCGCGCTGGCGCTGCTCGTGGCACCGATCATCGGATTGGTGTCGCGGGTCCGGTGGGGCACCCTCGGCGACGATCTCTTCTCGTCCGCGTCGATGACCGCACTGGGACTGTCGCTGGTGACCGCGGCGTGCGCGACGGTCGTCTGCGTCCTCTTCGGCACCCCGCTCGCCGTGGTGATCGCGCGCGCAGCACGACGTCGCGCATCGGTGCTGCGCGCGGTGGTCCTGATCCCGCTGGTGCTGCCGCCGATGGTAGGCGGCCTGGCGCTGCTCGCCCTGCTCGGGCGGTCGGGTCTGGTGGGGAAGCCGCTGTTCGAGGCGACCGGCTACAGCCTCCCGTACACGACCGCCGCGGTGGTGGTGGCGCAGGCCTTCGTCGCGATGCCGTTCTACGTCATCACCCTCGACGGCGCGCTGCGGACCGCGGACTGCGGCTACGAGCAGATCGCCGCCACCCTCGGTGCAGGCCGCTGGCGCGTCCTGGGCAGGATCACGCTGCCGCTGGTCCTGCCGGGCCTGGCGGCGGGCGCCGCCCTGGCGTTCGCCCGCGCGCTCGGCGAGTTCGGTGCCACGGCCCTGTTCGCAGGCAACGCACCCGGCGTCACCCGCACCATGCCGCTGGCCATCTACACCGCGTTCAACGGGGTCGGGGTCACCCAGGACTCGGCCGTCGCACTGTCGTTGCTCCTGCTGGTGAGCACCGCGGTGATCGTGCTGGGACTGCGGTCGTGGCGACAGGACGCGATCCGATGA
- the modA gene encoding molybdate ABC transporter substrate-binding protein, with amino-acid sequence MNRKALALLAALALVLTGCASNDADQKAGDRITIFAAASLQGVFDDLAEQFTAAAPEYSVAPIVYDGSQALATQIVEGADVDVVAFANEASLQPVTAKGITGTGAIFATNTLQIAVAPGNPKHIVGLADLAKPGVATVLCAPQVPCGTASRTLLDSARVTVKPVSEETNVTSVVTRVKQGEADAGLVYKTDVAAAGDALTGITPAGADAVVNRYPIAVTKNAEAPKAAQAFVDFVLSDAGRKVLERYGFGLP; translated from the coding sequence ATGAACAGGAAGGCCCTCGCGCTCCTCGCGGCGCTCGCGCTGGTGCTGACCGGATGCGCGAGCAACGACGCCGACCAGAAAGCCGGTGACCGGATCACCATCTTCGCCGCAGCCTCGCTGCAAGGCGTCTTCGACGACCTCGCCGAGCAGTTCACCGCCGCGGCCCCCGAGTACTCGGTGGCGCCGATCGTCTACGACGGCTCGCAGGCGCTCGCCACCCAGATCGTCGAGGGCGCGGACGTCGACGTCGTCGCCTTCGCCAACGAGGCCAGTCTGCAACCGGTCACCGCGAAGGGCATCACAGGCACCGGCGCGATCTTCGCCACCAACACGCTCCAGATCGCGGTGGCACCGGGCAATCCGAAGCACATCGTCGGCCTCGCCGACCTCGCGAAGCCGGGTGTGGCGACCGTCCTGTGCGCGCCGCAGGTCCCGTGCGGCACGGCGTCGCGCACCCTGCTCGACTCCGCCCGCGTCACCGTGAAGCCGGTCAGCGAGGAGACCAACGTGACCTCGGTCGTCACCCGGGTGAAGCAGGGCGAGGCCGATGCCGGGCTGGTCTACAAGACCGACGTCGCCGCCGCCGGCGACGCCCTGACCGGGATCACCCCGGCCGGTGCCGACGCCGTCGTCAATCGGTACCCGATCGCGGTCACGAAGAACGCCGAGGCTCCGAAGGCCGCGCAGGCGTTCGTGGACTTCGTCCTCTCCGACGCCGGCCGCAAGGTTCTGGAGCGCTACGGGTTCGGCCTGCCGTGA
- a CDS encoding TOBE domain-containing protein → MTVFKVRDAAELLGVSDDTLRRWIDQGRVPSGTDDAGRTVIDGADLAAFLSADDAAQHDPVDRATSARNRFVGIVTHVQSDPVMSQVEMRCGPHRVVSLMSTEAVRDLGLEIGSLATATVKATTVIVETQSGARG, encoded by the coding sequence GTGACCGTATTCAAGGTGCGTGACGCGGCAGAGTTGCTCGGCGTCAGCGACGACACGCTGCGCCGCTGGATCGACCAGGGCCGCGTGCCGTCCGGCACCGATGACGCGGGGCGCACGGTGATCGACGGAGCCGACCTCGCCGCCTTCCTCAGTGCCGACGACGCGGCCCAGCACGATCCGGTCGACCGTGCGACCAGTGCCCGTAATCGGTTCGTCGGCATCGTCACCCACGTGCAGTCCGACCCGGTGATGAGCCAGGTGGAGATGCGCTGCGGACCGCACCGCGTGGTGTCGTTGATGTCCACCGAAGCCGTCCGTGACCTGGGGCTGGAGATCGGGTCCCTCGCGACCGCCACCGTGAAGGCGACGACCGTCATCGTCGAGACGCAGAGCGGGGCCCGCGGATGA
- the glp gene encoding gephyrin-like molybdotransferase Glp, translating to MITVDEHRARVLAAAPPLPAIAQLISDSTGLVLAEDVVNRWPVPLFDNSGMDGYAVHRADATVGATLRVVADVPAGSPEDPAMAAGEAVRIMTGAPVPTAADAVVPLEHTDLGTAISEAAPETITITVEPKEHAHIRRTGEDTPAGSVAVAAGTVLGPWQLSAIASAGHETILVHRKPRVAIISTGSELIDPSGTPERGQIPESNSVLLAAAVTQAGAEVAAVTRVPDDEHALRSVLTGLDVDAAILTGGASVGAFDIVKAVLDGTGSIEFTTVAMQPGKPQGFGLTEFGVPAFCLPGNPVSVAVSFEMFVRPALRQMAGLHDIDRPRVIRTAAASWRRKPGRVQILPVVFDDETVRPASRGGSGSHLVTSLADATALALIPADVDHVSEGDRVTVMVLS from the coding sequence ATGATCACCGTCGACGAGCACCGCGCCCGCGTTCTCGCGGCCGCGCCGCCGCTGCCCGCGATCGCCCAGCTGATCTCCGACTCCACCGGCCTGGTCCTGGCCGAGGACGTCGTGAACCGTTGGCCCGTACCGCTTTTCGACAACTCCGGGATGGACGGGTACGCCGTGCACCGGGCCGACGCCACCGTCGGCGCCACGCTGCGGGTGGTTGCCGACGTCCCCGCGGGCAGCCCCGAGGATCCGGCGATGGCAGCCGGTGAAGCGGTCCGCATCATGACCGGCGCGCCGGTCCCCACGGCCGCCGACGCCGTCGTCCCGCTGGAGCACACCGATCTGGGCACCGCGATCTCCGAGGCAGCGCCTGAGACCATCACGATCACCGTGGAGCCGAAGGAGCACGCGCACATCCGTCGCACGGGCGAGGACACACCTGCCGGGTCCGTCGCCGTCGCCGCGGGAACCGTGCTGGGGCCGTGGCAGTTGTCGGCGATCGCGTCGGCCGGGCACGAGACCATCCTCGTCCACCGCAAGCCGCGCGTCGCGATCATCTCCACCGGCTCCGAACTCATCGACCCGTCCGGCACGCCCGAACGCGGGCAGATCCCCGAGTCCAACTCGGTGCTGCTCGCCGCCGCCGTCACCCAGGCGGGCGCCGAGGTCGCCGCGGTGACCCGTGTCCCCGACGACGAGCACGCCCTGCGCTCGGTTCTCACCGGCCTCGATGTGGACGCAGCCATCCTGACCGGCGGCGCCAGCGTCGGCGCCTTCGATATCGTCAAGGCCGTCCTCGACGGCACCGGGAGCATCGAGTTCACCACCGTCGCCATGCAGCCGGGCAAGCCGCAGGGGTTCGGACTCACCGAGTTCGGCGTCCCCGCGTTCTGCCTGCCCGGCAATCCGGTGAGCGTCGCGGTGTCGTTCGAGATGTTCGTGCGCCCCGCCCTCCGGCAGATGGCGGGCCTGCACGACATCGACCGTCCCCGCGTCATCCGCACCGCCGCCGCGTCGTGGCGCCGGAAGCCGGGCCGCGTGCAGATCCTGCCCGTGGTCTTCGACGACGAGACCGTCCGCCCCGCCTCGCGCGGCGGCAGCGGCTCGCACCTGGTGACCTCGCTGGCCGACGCCACCGCCCTCGCCCTCATCCCCGCCGACGTGGACCACGTGTCCGAAGGAGATCGCGTCACCGTGATGGTGCTGTCATGA
- the moaC gene encoding cyclic pyranopterin monophosphate synthase MoaC: protein MSSDDMRQPFTHLDSAGQARMVDVTEKQPTVRSATAAGFVRCSATIVAALRDGTVPKGDVLAVARIAGIAAAKRTPELLPLAHVIGVHGASVDLEIVDDGVTVSATVRTADRTGVEMEALTAVSVAALALVDMVKGLDKSVEIENIRLLRKTGGKSGDWIR, encoded by the coding sequence ATGAGCAGTGACGACATGCGGCAGCCGTTCACGCATCTCGATTCGGCCGGTCAGGCTCGGATGGTCGACGTGACCGAAAAGCAGCCGACCGTCCGCAGCGCGACCGCCGCGGGCTTCGTCCGCTGCTCGGCGACCATCGTCGCCGCCCTGCGCGACGGCACCGTCCCCAAGGGCGATGTCCTCGCCGTCGCGCGGATCGCCGGGATCGCCGCCGCCAAGCGGACTCCTGAGCTGCTACCGCTCGCGCACGTCATCGGCGTGCACGGCGCGAGCGTCGACCTGGAGATCGTCGACGACGGTGTCACCGTCTCCGCCACCGTCCGCACCGCGGACCGCACCGGCGTGGAGATGGAGGCGTTGACCGCGGTCAGCGTCGCCGCGCTCGCCCTGGTCGACATGGTCAAGGGCCTCGACAAATCGGTCGAGATCGAGAACATCCGGCTGCTCCGCAAGACCGGCGGCAAGAGTGGAGACTGGATCCGATGA
- the mobA gene encoding molybdenum cofactor guanylyltransferase, which yields MTAAIILAGGRASRLDGADKAAVEIGGRPLIDAAFAAVSGASPVIAVGPESVTRNGVTVVREDPPFGGPVAGIHAALGHLDTVGAPTETWLLACDLPRAELIVAQLHDVPIPEDADGVVLVDADGREQWLAGRYRVASLRASLDGLPDVRDVAVRRLLAPLNLHTVTDRIGATLDLDTWADVNSYRNQEDPV from the coding sequence ATGACCGCAGCCATCATCCTCGCCGGCGGTCGTGCCAGTCGACTCGACGGCGCCGACAAGGCGGCCGTCGAGATCGGCGGACGTCCGCTGATCGACGCCGCGTTCGCCGCCGTGTCCGGAGCGTCGCCGGTCATCGCTGTCGGACCGGAGTCCGTCACCCGGAACGGCGTGACGGTGGTTCGGGAGGATCCGCCGTTCGGTGGGCCGGTCGCCGGGATCCACGCCGCCCTCGGCCACCTCGACACAGTCGGCGCTCCGACCGAGACCTGGCTGCTGGCCTGCGATCTTCCGCGCGCGGAGCTGATCGTCGCGCAGTTGCACGACGTGCCGATTCCCGAGGACGCCGACGGCGTGGTCCTCGTCGACGCCGACGGCCGCGAGCAGTGGCTGGCCGGGCGTTACCGGGTGGCATCGCTGCGGGCCTCGCTCGACGGTCTGCCCGATGTGCGCGACGTCGCCGTCCGACGCCTGCTGGCCCCGCTGAACCTGCACACCGTCACCGACCGCATCGGCGCGACGCTCGATCTCGACACCTGGGCCGACGTGAACAGCTACCGCAATCAGGAGGACCCCGTATGA
- a CDS encoding DUF6457 domain-containing protein, translated as MSTYPPGLDRWAAEVAPALGLGDAQVPTGLLLDVTRDVAHSVLRPAGPITTYLIGLAVANGMSADDAAAKIRELVEAKELAREETPE; from the coding sequence ATGAGCACCTATCCGCCCGGGCTGGATCGATGGGCCGCCGAGGTGGCGCCCGCCCTCGGACTCGGTGACGCGCAGGTCCCGACCGGCCTGCTACTGGACGTCACCCGCGACGTCGCGCACTCGGTCCTGCGTCCCGCCGGACCCATCACCACGTATCTGATCGGCCTCGCCGTCGCGAACGGCATGAGCGCCGACGACGCCGCCGCAAAGATTCGCGAGTTGGTCGAGGCCAAGGAACTGGCCCGGGAGGAGACGCCGGAGTGA